Proteins encoded in a region of the Benincasa hispida cultivar B227 chromosome 2, ASM972705v1, whole genome shotgun sequence genome:
- the LOC120071622 gene encoding transcription repressor OFP8-like, giving the protein MDTRFKLRLSRVFQSSFASCRSRNLSDILHKAVFIPSSDDASFRKNLSADETLSSSRDFLLPRRKITHRFPLSPFPSAIPGGRTCPPASPISPSKPFSEKSTTTTKKKKKKKKQRKQRKQSPICPLSSANFGGTWWYSSEDEDDDDETDTLFSSKSRSSDSSVSHRRHKSRRRRGGRSRSSEMGVLPLKGKVKDSFAVVKKSSDPYNDFRTSMLEMIVEKQIFSAKDLEQLLQCFLSLNSHHHHNVILEVFTEIWEALFSDWGS; this is encoded by the coding sequence ATGGACACCCGTTTCAAGCTCCGTCTCTCTCGCGTCTTCCAATCCTCTTTCGCCTCTTGCCGTTCCCGTAATCTCTCCGATATCCTCCATAAAGCCGTCTTCATTCCCTCCTCCGACGACGCCAGTTTCCGTAAGAACCTATCCGCCGACGAAACCCTCTCTTCCTCTCGCGATTTCCTTCTCCCCCGACGGAAAATCACCCACCGATTTCCTCTCTCCCCTTTCCCCTCTGCAATTCCCGGTGGCCGGACTTGCCCTCCGGCGTCCCCGATCTCCCCCTCCAAACCCTTTTCCGAAAAATCGACGACAACgaccaagaagaagaagaagaagaagaaacagaggAAACAGAGGAAACAAAGTCCGATCTGCCCGCTGAGTTCGGCGAATTTCGGCGGTACGTGGTGGTACAGTAGCGAGGATGAGGATGACGATGATGAAACAGACAcccttttttcttctaaatcgcGTTCTTCTGATTCGTCGGTATCTCACCGGCGGCACAAGTCTCGTCGGAGAAGAGGAGGTCGGAGCCGGAGCTCTGAAATGGGGGTTTTGCCGTTGAAAGGGAAAGTGAAAGATAGTTTTGCGGTGGTGAAGAAATCGAGCGACCCATATAATGATTTTAGAACCTCGATGTTGGAGATGATTGTTGAGAAACAGATATTTTCAGCTAAGGATCTTGAGCAACTCTTGCAATGTTTTCTCTCTTTGAATTCCCACCATCACCATAATGTGATTCTTGAGGTTTTCACTGAGATTTGGGAAGCTCTGTTTTCTGATTGGGGATCTTGA
- the LOC120070774 gene encoding probable polyol transporter 6 → MPPKNSNKPSDWEAATAATAVEAIEEEEGSSKVASMGFGINKYTFICSILASTNSILLGYDIGVMSGAVLYIEENLNISSTQVEILVGSLNVLSLIGSLASGRTSDSIGRRYTTFLASTTFLIGALLMGLAPSYPLLLAGRMIAGIGVGYALMIAPVYTAELSPATSRGLLSSLPEIFITFGILLGYIINYALSDLPPHINWRIMLGLAGIPALGVGLGVLSMPESPRWLVMKGKSEEARKVLLKISTNEIEAEERLRAITDAAAAAAAGWHGQGVWKELLINPTKPIRRMLIAAVGINFFMQASGNDAVMYYSPEVFRAAGIREKRHLFGVNVVMGVTKISFVLFSALYLDRFGRRRLLLVGSTGMAVALALLGLGSKVMERGKGRPTWAVVLSIIALCGDVALFSIGLGPITWVYSSEIFPNRMRAQGSSLAVSVNRLVSGVVSMTFLSISKEITFGGMFLVLSGIMAVATVFFYFFLPETKGKSLEEMEILFQDKNSKQSNDNDNKSLPD, encoded by the exons ATGCCGCCGAAGAACAGCAACAAACCCTCGGACTGGGAGGCTGCCACTGCAGCAACTGCAGTTGAAGCCattgaagaggaagaaggaagcTCTAAAGTGGCATCCATGGGATTTGGGATCAACAAGTACACTTTCATTTGCTCAATTTTGGCTTCCACAAACTCCATTTTGTTGGGCTACG ATATCGGAGTAATGAGTGGGGCTGTGCTTTACATCGAAGAGAATCTCAATATCTCATCAACCCAAGTCGAAATCCTTGTGGGATCCTTAAACGTTCTCTCTCTAATCGGCTCTCTCGCTTCCGGCCGAACCTCCGATTCAATCGGCCGCCGATACACAACATTCCTCGCATCTACAACATTTCTAATCGGCGCCTTATTAATGGGTCTCGCCCCATCTTACCCTCTCCTCCTCGCCGGCCGAATGATCGCCGGCATCGGCGTCGGTTACGCTCTAATGATCGCCCCTGTTTACACAGCCGAGCTCTCTCCAGCCACATCCCGCGGCCTCCTCAGTTCCCTCCCGGAAATCTTCATTACATTCGGTATTTTACTCGGCTACATCATCAACTACGCCTTATCCGACCTGCCGCCACACATCAACTGGAGAATCATGCTCGGACTCGCCGGAATACCAGCGCTCGGCGTCGGATTAGGCGTTCTATCAATGCCCGAATCCCCTCGTTGGCTCGTCATGAAAGGCAAATCAGAAGAAGCCAGAAAGGTCTTACTCAAAATCTCAACAAACGAAATCGAAGCAGAGGAGAGACTGAGGGCAATAACCgacgccgccgccgccgccgccgcagGCTGGCACGGACAAGGGGTTTGGAAGGAACTACTGATAAACCCCACAAAGCCAATCCGGCGAATGCTAATAGCCGCCGTCGGGATAAACTTCTTCATGCAAGCATCAGGAAACGACGCCGTAATGTACTACTCACCGGAAGTATTCCGAGCAGCCGGAATCCGCGAGAAACGGCATCTCTTCGGCGTGAACGTAGTAATGGGTGTTACAAAGATCAGCTTCGTTCTATTCTCGGCCCTCTATTTAGACAGATTCGGAAGACGGCGGCTGTTACTAGTGGGTTCCACCGGGATGGCGGTAGCGCTAGCGTTATTGGGCCTGGGCTCGAAAGTAATGGAAAGGGGAAAAGGCAGGCCGACATGGGCCGTGGTATTGAGTATAATAGCATTATGTGGTGACGTGGCGTTGTTTTCAATTGGGCTTGGGCCCATAACGTGGGTATATTCATCAGAGATATTTCCTAATAGAATGAGAGCGCAAGGTTCGAGCTTGGCGGTATCAGTGAATAGATTGGTGAGTGGAGTTGTATCGATGACGTTTTTGAGTATTTCAAAGGAGATAACATTTGGAGGGATGTTTTTAGTGTTATCAGGAATAATGGCAGTGGCtacagttttcttttacttctttttgCCAGAGACTAAAGGAAAAAGCTTGGAGGAGATGGAAATTCTATTTCAGGATAAGAATAGTAAACAGagtaatgataatgataataagTCTTTGCCAGATTGA
- the LOC120071786 gene encoding probable chlorophyll(ide) b reductase NYC1, chloroplastic encodes MTTLTKLHVYPQSFEGPTPSTRDGHLIGALGRGIHRFGVGVSTSRSGLCLRKCRSFRGGDGGDFEKEDSKGRNRRNSRLKEVKMKKESQFWKFLRSGVLGKFNLLLGSDVDQGKLMANMEGLLSSAAVQIGRYIVTMMSTGVVLAVGFQLSGGDNQMNALIWYSWLGGVIIGTMIGANMVLEEHCRAGPRNVVITGSTRGLGKALAREFLLSGDRVVVASRSPESVQETLRELEENLKGLMVRSGSSNKSLACAKVVGTTCNVCDPEDVHNLANFAINELGSIDIWINNAGTNKGFRPLLQFTDEDITQILSTNLVGSLLCTREAMRVMRNQAKGGHIFNMDGAGSGGSSTPLTAVYGSTKCGLRQLQSSLLKECRRSNVGVHTASPGMVLTDLLLSGSTVRNKQMFNIICELPETVARTLVPRMRVVKGTGKAINYLTPPRILLALVTAWLRRGRWFDEQGRALYAAEADRIRNWAENRTRFSFTDAMEMYTENTWVSVFSLSVVCAFIILSTTNNTFPGT; translated from the exons ATGACTACACTTACGAAGCTTCACGTGTACCCACAAAGTTTTGAGGGTCCAACTCCAAGTACGAGAGATGGGCATCTGATCGGAGCTCTTGGACGGGGAATTCATCGGTTCGGTGTTGGAGTATCGACGAGCCGGAGTGGGTTGTGCTTGAGAAAGTGTAGATCCTTCAGAGGAGGGGATGGTGGGGATTTTGAGAAGGAGGATAGTAAAGGGAGGAATCGGAGAAATTCGAGGTTAAAAGAGGtgaaaatgaagaaggaaagtCAGTTTTGGAAATTTTTGAGGTCTGGTGTTTTGGGTAAGTTTAATTTGCTTTTGGGATCGGATGTTGATCAGGGGAAACTTATGGCTAATATGGAGGGTTTGCTTTCTTCG GCTGCAGTCCAAATTGGTAGATATATCGTTACAATGATGAGCACTGGCGTCGTACTTGCTGTCGGATTTCAGTTATCAG gtGGAGACAATCAAATGAACGCACTGATTTGGTATAGTTGGCTCGGAGGGGTTATTATTGGAACTATGATTGGTGCGAACATGGTATTAGAGGAGCACTGCAGAGCTGGTCCGCGCAATGTTGTTATAACTGGAAG CACAAGAGGATTGGGGAAAGCACTAGCCAGAGAGTTTCTTCTTTCAGGAGACCGTGTGGTTGTGGCTTCTCGCAG CCCTGAGTCCGTTCAAGAAACTCTAAGAGAGCTCGAGGAAAACTTAAAAGGTCTAATGGTCAGAAGTGGTTCTTCCAATAAAAGCCTGGCATGTGCTAAAGTTGTTGGCACAACGTGCAATGTTTGTGACCCTGAAGATGTTCATAATTTAGCCAATTTTGCTATAAATGAACTCGGTTCTATTGACATTTGG ATAAACAATGCGGGCACAAATAAAGGCTTTAGACCATTACTGCAGTTTACGGATGAAGATATTACTCAG ATTCTTTCAACAAACCTCGTTGGTTCCCTTCTTTGTACTCGAGAAGCCATGCGTGTAATGAGAAATCAGGCTAAAGGAGGGCATATATTTAACATGGACGGTGCCGGTTCTGGAGGTTCAAGTACTCCTTTAACGGCTGT GTATGGATCGACGAAATGTGGTCTTAGGCAGCTTCAATCATCTCTTTTAAAAGAGTGCCGGCGGTCCAATGTAGGCGTACACACTGCATCTCCTGGCATGGTTTTGACAGATCTCCTTCTTAG TGGTTCAACTGTGAGGAACAAACAGATGTTCAATATCATTTGTGAGCTTCCTGAAACAGTTGCTAGAACATTAGTTCCTCGGATGCGAGTCGTGAAAGGAACAGGAAAAGCCATCAACTACTTAACTCCTCCAAGAATCTTATTAGCTCTTGTCACTGCCTGGCTGCGACGAGGTCGGTGGTTTGACGAACAG GGGAGGGCTCTGTATGCAGCTGAGGCAGACAGAATCCGAAACTGGGCCGAAAATCGCACGCGTTTCTCCTTCACCGATGCAATGGAGATGTACACAGAGAACACCTGGGTGTCTGTCTTCTCCCTTTCGGTCGTATGCGCCTTCATAATTCTCTCTACCACGAACAACACTTTCCCCGGAACTTGA
- the LOC120071619 gene encoding uncharacterized protein LOC120071619, giving the protein MVANSLSILLPTSIRSISKTDSSSSSSIPTKFGPFSDSSNPRFRFPKRFRLFRCQVPGSSSSSSSASNQLREDASPDLFFQNNSIADFMRFKRDGTSAELQTAIVSYKKKFPWSILQPFVQVDLVSTIHIADKDYFEALQKELESYDCILYEMVASRESLENRRNPVATKKLKSSRSRGLNILGCIQRQMARVLTLDFQLDCLDYQASNWYHADLDYETFRILQTEKGENFFTFARDMTIRSTKAMVQPTAVPEDLEPWKSKLLWASRVLPMPLVGLLIIGSVCADGGSQASEFPEFEALSRLDLGAAMKVFLAKRLTSEFTQVTAEVEESSVIIGERNKAATEALRDALDKGHNRIAILYGGGHMPDLGRRLREEFDLIPCRVKWITAWSITKRKLASSSLPFLKALADVSGWPLNRYQTLALLIFSSVLAVDLWFWELFFGTAANWISEFALEVYRYIDNVQLM; this is encoded by the exons ATGGTCGCTAACTCACTATCAATTCTCTTGCCCACTTCAATTCGTTCCATTTCCAAAACtgattcatcatcttcttcttcaatcccCACCAAATTTGGGCCCTTCTCAGATTCTTCCAACCCAAGGTTTAGATTCCCAAAGCGTTTTAGGTTATTCCGGTGCCAAGTTCctggttcttcttcttcttcttcttctgcttccAATCAATTACGCGAAGATGCCTCGCCCGACCTGTTTTTCCAGAATAATTCAATTGCGGATTTCATGAGGTTCAAACGGGATGGAACCAGTGCGGAGCTTCAGACTGCTATCGTTAGTTACAAAAAGAAGTTTCCATGGTCTATTCTGCAGCCATTTGTTCAG GTTGATTTGGTATCAACAATTCATATTGCAGACAAAGA CTATTTTGAGGCCCTTCAGAAAGAACTCGAGTCCTATGATTGTATACTTTATGAGATGGTCGCTAGTAGGGAGAGCTTAGAAAACAGAAGAAATCCAGTTGCcacaaaaaaactaaaaagttcACGATCACGAGGACTTAATATTCTGGGTTGCATTCAACGGCAGATGGCTCGTGTTCTTACGCTTGACTTCCAATTAGATTGTCTTGATTACCAGGCTTCAAATTGGTACCATGCCGATCTAGACTATGAAACCTTCAGAATACTTCAG ACTGAAAAAGGTGAAAACTTCTTTACATTTGCAAGAGATATGACTATACGATCCACCAAAGCTATGGTTCAGCCAACTGCAGTACCAGAAGATCTTGAACCTTGGAAGTCGAAGCTCCTCTGGGCGTCTCGTGTGCTTCCTATGCCACTTGTTGGTCTTCTTATCATAGGAAGTGTTTGTGCAGATGGGGGAAGTCAAGCATCAGAATTCCCAGAATTTGAAGCATTGTCAAGGCTTGATTTAGGTGCCGCAATGAAAGTTTTTCTGGCGAAGCGTCTAACATCTGA GTTTACTCAAGTAACTGCTGAGGTGGAGGAGAGTTCTGTTATAATCGGCGAGAGAAATAAAGCTGCTACAGAAGCGCTTAGAGATGCCCTTGACAAGGGACACAACAGAATCGCGATACTATACGGCGGTGGTCACATGCCCGACTTGGGGAGGCGGTTGCGAGAGGAGTTCGATCTCATCCCATGTCGTGTAAAGTGGATAACAGCATGGTCAATTACAAAACGAAAACTAGCCAGCAGTTCTCTCCCATTTCTCAAGGCTCTGGCTGATGTCTCAGGTTGGCCATTGAACCGTTATCAAACCTTGGCACTGCTAATATTCTCCTCAGTCCTAGCCGTGGATCTCTGGTTTTGGGAACTCTTTTTCGGCACCGCAGCAAATTGGATCTCTGAATTCGCTTTAGAAGTCTATCGGTATATTGATAATGTACAGCTGATGTGA